A stretch of Desulfitobacterium dichloroeliminans LMG P-21439 DNA encodes these proteins:
- a CDS encoding cytochrome c biogenesis protein CcdC, with the protein MVTKGILMTGPILASVMMVVMANLIRAKSMSKPVEAKKLILPPLFMATGTSMFILPMFRPTQAELICAVAMGMLFSILLIKTSKFEVRDNRIYLQRSKLFLVVLFGLMVIRMVGKMVLPDVILIEPAQMSGIFFILALSMIFPWRIAMYVGFRRLEQQLHS; encoded by the coding sequence ATGGTGACAAAAGGGATTTTAATGACAGGTCCTATCTTGGCATCCGTGATGATGGTTGTTATGGCCAATCTGATCCGGGCCAAAAGCATGAGCAAACCTGTGGAAGCCAAGAAGCTTATTTTGCCTCCCCTGTTCATGGCGACAGGAACGAGTATGTTTATCCTGCCCATGTTCCGTCCTACCCAGGCCGAGTTGATCTGTGCCGTGGCGATGGGGATGCTTTTTTCGATACTCTTGATTAAAACCTCTAAGTTCGAGGTGCGGGACAATCGAATCTATCTCCAGCGTTCAAAGTTGTTTTTAGTGGTGTTGTTCGGCTTAATGGTGATCCGCATGGTCGGGAAGATGGTCTTGCCGGATGTGATCCTCATCGAGCCTGCTCAGATGAGCGGAATCTTTTTCATCTTAGCCTTGAGCATGATTTTTCCATGGCGGATTGCCATGTATGTAGGCTTCCGAAGACTAGAACAGCAACTTCATTCGTGA
- a CDS encoding ABC transporter ATP-binding protein produces the protein MIIETQGLTKVYGNKTACDHINLEVEAGQVYGFLGRNGAGKSTCIKMLLGLIFPTSGGGTVLGKPLGDVTAREKLGYLPELFRYQDWMTGLDLLNFHAQLSRLKNKNEKISRVLQLVGLEGQEKYKVGSYSKGMQQRIGLACALLPDPQLIFLDEPTSALDPIGRKEVRDIIFSLKNEGTTVFLNSHLLSEVEAVCDSVTFIHKGKVVKSSSMEELLRGEISLTLRAKGVSEETLMGEGKQSVERIGEDTFLVVLRDYGEIPVLANRLIAQGATLYELTPRHETLESVFLQLVGEEE, from the coding sequence ATGATCATCGAAACACAGGGATTGACCAAGGTCTATGGTAATAAGACCGCTTGTGACCACATCAATCTGGAGGTGGAAGCAGGTCAGGTATATGGTTTTCTGGGTCGTAATGGGGCAGGGAAGAGTACCTGTATCAAAATGCTCCTGGGCCTTATTTTTCCCACCTCCGGAGGGGGCACCGTCTTAGGAAAACCCCTAGGAGATGTGACAGCCCGCGAAAAGCTCGGCTATCTTCCCGAACTCTTTCGATACCAGGACTGGATGACGGGCTTAGACCTTCTGAACTTCCATGCTCAGTTAAGCCGCCTTAAGAACAAAAACGAGAAAATCTCCAGGGTTTTGCAGCTCGTGGGTTTGGAAGGACAGGAGAAGTATAAGGTAGGTTCCTACAGCAAAGGGATGCAACAGCGCATTGGCTTAGCCTGTGCCTTGCTCCCCGATCCCCAGCTGATTTTTCTTGACGAACCGACTTCGGCTCTTGATCCCATCGGACGCAAAGAGGTGCGGGACATCATATTTTCCCTCAAAAATGAAGGAACCACCGTGTTCCTCAATAGCCATCTACTCAGTGAAGTGGAAGCAGTCTGCGACAGTGTGACCTTTATTCATAAGGGCAAGGTCGTGAAATCCTCTTCCATGGAAGAACTGCTCAGGGGTGAAATCTCCCTGACCCTGCGGGCCAAGGGTGTAAGTGAAGAGACCTTAATGGGTGAGGGGAAGCAATCTGTGGAACGCATAGGTGAGGATACCTTCCTCGTCGTTCTCCGAGACTACGGAGAAATTCCGGTCCTCGCCAACCGTCTTATAGCCCAAGGGGCAACTCTTTATGAACTGACTCCCCGCCATGAAACCCTCGAATCAGTGTTTTTGCAGCTTGTGGGAGAGGAGGAATAA
- a CDS encoding type II toxin-antitoxin system PemK/MazF family toxin, giving the protein MIINNGDVWFAKFPLEEDTSQFLPRPVIILNIERLEVLVIKVTKTQPRENDKYDIPINYWQYTNLRFKSTARVSKAIILNPSQLDFKIGTLHPIDYANIQEAFIRFITQNN; this is encoded by the coding sequence ATGATCATTAATAATGGTGATGTCTGGTTTGCAAAGTTTCCTCTTGAAGAAGATACTTCTCAGTTCCTCCCTAGACCAGTAATAATTCTAAACATTGAGCGTCTTGAAGTTTTAGTAATAAAGGTAACAAAAACCCAGCCTCGCGAAAATGATAAATATGATATTCCAATAAATTATTGGCAATATACTAACTTAAGATTCAAATCTACCGCTAGAGTATCAAAAGCTATAATATTGAACCCCTCACAGCTTGACTTTAAGATTGGAACACTTCATCCTATTGATTATGCAAATATTCAAGAAGCATTCATACGATTCATTACTCAGAATAACTGA
- a CDS encoding ABC transporter permease subunit — protein MRKKTFIVMGIVSLLYLVFWTIMLNYFPNSPVTHGMGQEQFRPFALQMVTRMGFQFSSMLIALLTIMLGSGAIASELESGLIHGILARPIQRYEYILGKLFGLVILASLYATVLFTLILVIGSFYGLDTILSLTFGQILKGWLLYLLLPVALLCLTVYGSVSLKAVANGIAVIFIYILGNVGGMVEMIGGYLNSDSIISTGIFISLISPFQTIYTTMERVMVPNSELAGSAMSAASLSGSGQPASPWMFIYIALYMLTFVALATWKFSKKDI, from the coding sequence ATTCGTAAAAAGACCTTCATTGTGATGGGGATTGTCTCTCTTCTTTACTTGGTATTCTGGACAATCATGCTCAATTATTTTCCTAATTCTCCAGTGACCCATGGGATGGGGCAAGAGCAATTCCGACCCTTTGCCCTGCAGATGGTCACGCGGATGGGTTTTCAATTCTCCTCGATGCTAATCGCTTTGCTCACCATTATGTTGGGCTCCGGTGCCATCGCTTCCGAGCTGGAGTCCGGGCTAATTCATGGCATTCTGGCCCGCCCGATTCAGCGCTATGAATACATTCTGGGTAAGCTTTTCGGCTTAGTCATCTTAGCTAGCCTTTATGCGACAGTGCTTTTCACCTTGATCCTGGTGATTGGCTCCTTCTATGGTCTTGACACGATTCTAAGCCTGACCTTTGGGCAGATTCTCAAAGGCTGGTTGCTCTATCTTTTGCTACCGGTGGCCCTGCTCTGCCTCACGGTCTACGGCTCGGTATCCTTAAAGGCAGTGGCTAATGGTATCGCGGTCATCTTCATCTACATCTTAGGGAATGTGGGCGGCATGGTCGAGATGATAGGTGGCTATTTGAATAGCGATTCCATCATCAGTACAGGGATTTTCATCAGCCTAATCTCTCCCTTTCAAACCATCTATACCACCATGGAGAGAGTCATGGTCCCTAATTCGGAACTGGCGGGAAGTGCCATGTCCGCCGCCAGCCTTTCCGGTAGCGGTCAACCGGCCAGCCCCTGGATGTTTATCTATATCGCTCTCTATATGCTGACCTTTGTGGCCCTCGCCACCTGGAAGTTCTCGAAGAAGGATATCTAA